Proteins encoded together in one Pelodiscus sinensis isolate JC-2024 chromosome 33, ASM4963464v1, whole genome shotgun sequence window:
- the LOC142823362 gene encoding succinate dehydrogenase assembly factor 1, mitochondrial-like gives MVSCPVQTAAGAGPLHINAGPCLVALAPRGLGGPPRRTMARHSKLQKHVLSLYRQFLRAGREKPGFLPRIQAEFRKNASIPRADVMHIEYLLRRGQRQLAQLRDANTKQMGTFVQAKPEEQ, from the exons atggtttcctgtccagtgcagactgccgctggtgcgggacctctgcatataaacgctgg cccctgcctcgtggcgctggccccccgtggcctgggcgggccccccaggcgcaccatggcccggcatagcaagctgcagaagcacgtcctgagcctatacaggcagttcctgcgcgccggccgggagaagccgggattcctgcctcgcatccaggccgagttccggaagaacgccagcatcccccgggccgacgtgatgcacatcgagtatctgctccgccgtggccagaggcagctggcgcagctccgagacgccaacaccaaacagatgggcacctttgtccaagccaaacccgaggagcagtga
- the LOC142823328 gene encoding uncharacterized protein LOC142823328, protein MAKRIRLWFKKALKMAPGPVGSSSSVPAGGEAESHQLGATRPPARPPRTWLQRRLGRRDPAQRGSQVGWLRGLLCGEKHLPREPSPHYHQGASPCPAPGDLPVSGSPQPVAPRTSPCSCGSRSVSSSAWASSCSRATSCSRSDPEPPCASAELCQERMDSRVEEGAIYDIEEQLHTRDTSPAALQRFLLAIPLACLAALQRGEDTLALRCCKDTMMARIVEIMEDSPPPLVLADCLNAACSLSTLQPPLRAQLLSPLLTAAVGQTVSGDWQQEPNYTQLAD, encoded by the exons atggccaaacgcatcaggctgtggttcaagaaagccctgaagatggccccagggccggtggggagcagctcctccgtccccgcgggcggggaagctgaatcccaccagctcggggcgactcgcccaccggccaggcccccccggacctggctccagaggcggctgggcaggcgggacccagcccagcgggggagccaggtagggtggctccggggcctcctctgtggagagaaacacctgccccgggagcccagcccccattaccaccagggggcatcgccctgcccggcccccggggacctgccagtctccgggagcccccagcccgtcgctccccgcaccagcccctgcagctgtgggtccaggtccgtcagcagcagcgcctgggcctccagctgcagccgggccacctcctgcagccgctcagacccag agcccccctgcgcctcggcggagctctgccaggagcggatggactcccgggtggaggaaggggccatctacgacatcgaagagcagctccacacccgggacacg agcccagccgccctgcagcggttcctcttggccatccccctcgcctgcctcgccgccctccaaaggggcgaggacaccctggcgctgcgctgctgcaaggacaccatgatggccaggatcgtt gagatcatggaggactcgccccccccgctggtcttggccgactgcctcaacgccgcctgcagcctcag caccttgcagcctcccctgcgggcccagctcctgagccccctgctgacggcggccgtgggacagacagtgtctggggactggcagcaggagcccaactacacgcag ctggccgattgA